The following are encoded together in the Bradymonas sediminis genome:
- the galE gene encoding UDP-glucose 4-epimerase GalE, with amino-acid sequence MSILITGGAGYIGSHIAHELVDRGDDVVILDNLSTGVRENVPAKAEFVQGNVGDRDTLSALFKAHQIDAVMHFAGSIVVPESVENPLKYYDNNTAVTRTLLEACVAESIDKFVFSSTAAVYGMPHADELPVTEKTPTVPINPYGRSKLMTEWMLQDISHAHDFRYVALRYFNVAGADPSGRTGQSTPAATHLIKVACQAALGVREQLGVFGTDYETRDGTCVRDYIHVTDLAKVHLLALDALQAGSPSRVLNCGYGRGFTVREVIDSVRRVSSVDFVTHDLERRAGDPPELIANAGELRAQFNWQPEHDDLDHIVETALKWERRMMR; translated from the coding sequence GTCGTCATCCTCGATAATCTGAGCACCGGCGTGCGTGAGAACGTCCCCGCCAAAGCCGAGTTCGTCCAGGGCAATGTCGGCGACCGGGACACCCTTTCGGCCCTGTTTAAGGCCCACCAAATCGACGCGGTGATGCACTTTGCCGGCAGCATCGTCGTGCCGGAATCGGTCGAGAATCCGCTGAAATATTACGACAATAATACAGCGGTTACGCGCACGTTGCTCGAGGCCTGCGTGGCCGAGAGTATCGATAAATTTGTCTTCTCAAGCACCGCGGCCGTCTACGGCATGCCGCACGCCGACGAACTTCCGGTCACCGAGAAGACGCCGACCGTGCCGATCAATCCCTACGGCCGCTCCAAGCTGATGACCGAGTGGATGCTCCAGGATATTTCGCACGCCCATGATTTTCGCTATGTCGCGCTGCGCTACTTCAACGTCGCCGGGGCCGACCCGAGCGGGCGCACCGGGCAGTCGACCCCGGCCGCCACGCATCTTATTAAGGTTGCGTGTCAGGCCGCCCTCGGGGTACGCGAGCAGCTCGGCGTCTTCGGCACGGACTACGAAACGCGCGATGGCACCTGCGTGCGCGATTATATTCACGTCACCGACCTCGCCAAAGTGCACCTCCTGGCCCTTGACGCCCTGCAAGCCGGCTCGCCAAGTCGCGTGCTCAATTGCGGATACGGGCGCGGGTTTACCGTGCGCGAAGTGATCGATTCGGTGCGCCGGGTCAGCAGCGTTGATTTTGTCACCCACGACCTTGAGCGCCGCGCGGGCGACCCGCCGGAGCTGATCGCGAACGCCGGCGAGCTGCGCGCTCAGTTTAATTGGCAGCCCGAGCACGACGACCTCGATCATATCGTGGAGACCGCGCTCAAATGGGAACGCCGCATGATGCGCTAA